In one window of Harpia harpyja isolate bHarHar1 chromosome 11, bHarHar1 primary haplotype, whole genome shotgun sequence DNA:
- the IL23R gene encoding interleukin-23 receptor: MAGSGEALALHVLLCCLCAGVANIKCSGHVWIEPAPVVRMGSDVSINCLSTLGCPWAKFLILLNYSLAEGPLRPLNSSTVRLQLRDFRTPFRTVTCLARCSDNERQRLVCGTHVLAGYPPDPPSNLTCTIREHSGCLACTWDAGRPTHLSTRYTLHLRSVGTAVAEDAEEEDDEEEVFPAGLPVPLSALRGGSRYSAWVQASNALGAARSPPRHLDLQELVVPALPLVAGAETTETSPPTTTIRWKRQTLLENVRCEERHKATGALAWHVEAWDGTAQHDLQSNTQYAFQVRCRLSPADSPWSAWSTPFLYTTPEAAPAAAPDVWRRLGPAFSNGSREVTVLIKPLPPRDARGRILGYTVTAESPRGAMVLCNTSSTACSVLVPPGARALQITAHNSRGASSPASITLGREAPFPSLSAEFPAPVAVEVKPENRSRISVAWQPPRRSGRSPLWFIVEWVSTAQYNQEEQYFWKKVPCQETHTYIQEEAVPGGRINVSVYAVYPDGVSKPSSGQVPSEDQLLGSTYSETSHDDDIGVFLGLGVSVVILSAVLLILMFKKSARKRISTIVVSLLPKWLFEDFPHMENSNVVKSLQEKSDFTSSSFHEPFLDTSDPTVMEIEEVPAHKEYKNVATRRKPSREVPADGERPGSKVPASITTPEQITDYKPQVSDGNPLGYVAANIYQTQPPAPLPEPETNVFFRDYTSPVPQLWDGEGGGHPICLLEKINLILNNSRSGQSHAFGSAPGGHGSLPENQWAHALASDVQEQTLVPDELVSCLRAMNGESVDIKTCFPQSIGRLF; encoded by the exons ATGGCGGGGTCCGGCGAGGCTTTGGCACTCCAcgtcctgctctgctgcctgtgcGCAG GTGTCGCGAACATCAAGTGCTCGGGGCACGTCTGGATCGAGCCCGCGCCGGTGGTGCGGATGGGCTCCGACGTCTCCATCAACTGCCTCTCCACCCTCGGCTGCCCCTGGGCCAAGTTCCTCATCCTCCTCAACTACAGCCTCGCCGAGGGTCCCCTCCGTCCCCTCAACAGCAGCACCGTCCGGCTCCAGCTGCGCGATTTCCGAACGCCCTTCAGGACCGTCACCTGCTTAGCCCGCTGCTCCGACAACGAAAGGCAGCGGCTGGTGTGCGGCACCCACGTCCTGGCCGGCT ACCCTCCGGACCCCCCCAGCAACCTGACCTGCACCATCCGTGAGCACTCGGGGTGCCTGGCGTGCACGTGGGACGCGGGACGGCCGACCCACCTGAGCACCCGCTACACCCTCCACCTGCGCAG TGTGGGGACGGCGGTGGCGGAGGAtgctgaggaggaggatgatgaggaGGAGGTCTTCCCCGCGGGCTTGCCGGTGCCGCTGAGCGCGCTGCGTGGCGGGAGCCGCTACTCGGCGTGGGTGCAGGCCAGCAACGCGCTGGGTGCTGCCCGCTCGCCGCCTCGGCACCTCGACCTGCAGGAGCTCG TGGTTCCCGCTCTACCCCTGGTCGCCGGCGCCGAGACGACGGAGACGTCgcctcccaccaccaccatccgCTGGAAGAGGCAGACGCTGCTGGAGAACGTGCGCTGCGAGGAGCGACACAAAGCCACGGGTGCCCTGGCGTGGCAT GTGGAGGCGTGGGACGGCACGGCGCAGCACGACCTGCAGAGTAACACCCAGTACGCGTTTCAGGTCCGGTGCCGGCTCAGCCCCGCCGACAGCCCCTGGAGCGCCTGGAGCACCCCTTTTCTCTACACCACCCCCGAGGCAG cccccgccgcggcaCCCGACGTCTGGCGGCGGCTGGGCCCGGCGTTCTCGAACGGCAGCCGCGAGGTGACGGTCTTGATCAAG CCCCTGCCGCCCCGGGATGCCCGCGGGAGGATCCTGGGCTACACCGTGACCGCCGAGAGCCCCCGGGGAGCGATGGTCCTCTGCAACACTTCCAGCACGGCGTGCAGCGTCCTGGTCCCCCCGGGAGCCCGTGCCCTCCAAATCACCGCTCACAACTCCAGGGGGGCTTCCAGCCCCGCCAGCATCACCCTCGGCCGAGAAG CCCCCTTTCCATCTCTCTCCGCAGAGTTCCCGGCACCGGTGGCTGTGGAGGTGAAGCCCGAGAACCGGAGCAGGATCTCGGTGGCCTGGCAGCCCCCCCGCCGCAGCGGGAGGTCCCCGCTCTGGTTCATAGTGGAGTGGGTTTCCACCGCCCAGTATAACCAGGAGGAGCaatatttttggaagaaagtCCCATGCCAGGAAACACACACGTACATCCAAG aaGAGGCAGTACCAGGAGGTCGCATCAACGTGTCGGTATATGCGGTCTACCCCGACGGAGTCAGCAAACCCAGCTCCGGCCAAG TCCCTTCAGAGGACCAGCTCCTGGGCAGCACCTACAGCGAGACCTCCCATG ATGATGACATTGGAGTTTTCCTGGGACTGGGCGTCAGCGTGGTCATATTGTCAGCTGTTCTGTTAattctgatgtttaaaaaatCAGCCAGAAAAAG aATTAGCACCATCGTTGTGTCGCTTTTGCCAAAATGGCTGTTTGAAGACTTTCCCCACATGGAAAACAGCAACGTGGTAAAGTCACTCCAG gaaaagagtGATTTCACGAGTAGCAGCTTCCATGAGCCGTTCTTGGACACCAGTGACCCCACAGTTATGGAAATCGAGGAGGTGCCAGCGCACAAGGAGTACAAGAACGTGGCCACCAGAAGGAAGCCCAGCAGAGAGGTCCCCGCGGACGGGGAGCGCCCGGGGAGCAAGGTGCCTGCCAGCATCACGACCCCCGAGCAGATCACTGACTACAAACCTCAGGTGTCCGACGGGAACCCGCTGGGGTACGTAGCCGCCAATATTTACCAAACGCAGCCCCCCGCACCCCTCCCAGAACCGGAGACGAACGTCTTCTTCAGAGACTACACGAGCCCCGTTCCCCAACTCTGggacggggagggagggggacacCCCATCTGTCTGCTGGAGAAGATCAACCTCATCTTAAACAACAGCCGGAGCGGGCAAAGCCACGCGTTCGGCTCAGCCCCGGGGGGACACGGCTCCCTCCCGGAGAACCAGTGGGCACACGCGCTGGCCAGCGATGTTCAAGAGCAAACGCTGGTCCCCGACGAGCTGGTCTCTTGCCTGAGAGCCATGAACGGGGAGTCGGTGGATATAAAGACCTGCTTTCCGCAAAGCATCGGGAGATTATTTTGA